A stretch of Aristophania vespae DNA encodes these proteins:
- the rpsL gene encoding 30S ribosomal protein S12, translating into MPTINQLIAKGREPAAKRNKVPALQGCPQKRGVCTRVYTVTPKKPNSALRKVAKVRLTNGYEVVSYIPGEGHNLQEHSVVLIRGGRVKDLPGVRYHILRGVLDTQGIAKRRQRRSLYGAKRPK; encoded by the coding sequence ATGCCGACCATCAACCAGTTGATCGCAAAGGGCCGCGAGCCGGCCGCCAAGCGGAACAAGGTCCCTGCATTACAGGGCTGTCCGCAAAAGCGTGGTGTTTGCACGCGTGTCTATACAGTTACACCGAAGAAACCGAACTCCGCCCTGCGTAAGGTTGCCAAAGTGCGTCTGACCAATGGGTATGAGGTGGTTAGCTATATCCCAGGTGAGGGTCACAACCTGCAAGAGCACAGTGTTGTGCTTATCCGCGGCGGGCGTGTAAAAGACCTTCCGGGTGTGCGCTACCATATTCTTCGTGGTGTGCTGGACACACAAGGTATTGCTAAACGTCGTCAGCGTCGTTCGCTGTATGGCGCGAAGCGGCCGAAATAA
- the tuf gene encoding elongation factor Tu, with protein MAKAKFERNKPHCNIGTIGHVDHGKTSLTAAITKTLAETGGATFSAYDQIDKAPEERARGITISTAHVEYETDKRHYAHVDCPGHADYVKNMITGAAQMDGAILVVSAADGPMPQTREHILLARQVGVPALVVFLNKVDQVDDPELLELVEMEVRELLSSYQFPGDDIPIIKGSALVTLEDGDPELGKNRVRDLMDAVDSYIPQPERPVDRPFLMPIEDVFSISGRGTVVTGRVERGAVNVGDEIEIVGLRDTTKTTVTGVEMFRKLLDRGEAGDNIGALLRGTKREDVERGQVLAKPGSITPHSKFKAEAYILTKEEGGRHTPFFTNYRPQFYFRTTDVTGVVHLPEGTEMVMPGDNVAMDVELIAPIAMDEGLRFAIREGGRTVGAGVVATITA; from the coding sequence ATGGCAAAGGCTAAATTTGAGCGGAACAAGCCGCACTGCAACATCGGCACCATCGGTCACGTCGATCACGGCAAGACCTCGCTGACTGCTGCTATTACAAAAACACTTGCTGAAACAGGTGGCGCTACTTTCAGTGCTTACGACCAGATCGATAAAGCACCTGAAGAACGCGCTCGTGGTATCACGATTTCTACAGCTCACGTTGAGTATGAGACAGACAAACGTCACTATGCTCACGTTGACTGCCCAGGACACGCTGACTACGTGAAAAACATGATCACCGGTGCTGCCCAGATGGACGGCGCAATTCTGGTGGTTTCTGCTGCTGATGGTCCAATGCCTCAGACACGTGAGCACATTCTGCTTGCTCGTCAGGTTGGCGTTCCTGCACTTGTTGTCTTCTTGAACAAAGTTGACCAAGTCGATGACCCAGAGCTTCTTGAGCTGGTTGAAATGGAAGTTCGTGAGCTTCTATCTTCTTACCAGTTCCCTGGTGATGATATCCCCATTATCAAAGGTTCAGCTCTTGTTACCCTTGAAGATGGTGATCCAGAACTTGGTAAAAACCGCGTAAGAGACCTGATGGATGCAGTGGATTCTTATATCCCTCAACCAGAGCGTCCAGTCGACCGCCCATTCTTGATGCCAATTGAAGACGTTTTCTCGATTTCTGGTCGTGGAACCGTTGTTACAGGCCGTGTCGAGCGTGGTGCTGTTAACGTTGGTGACGAAATTGAAATCGTTGGTCTTCGTGACACAACGAAAACAACCGTCACTGGTGTTGAAATGTTCCGTAAACTTCTTGACCGTGGTGAAGCTGGCGACAATATCGGCGCTCTTCTTCGTGGCACGAAGCGTGAGGACGTTGAGCGCGGTCAGGTTCTTGCTAAACCAGGTTCAATTACACCACACAGCAAATTCAAAGCAGAAGCATATATTCTGACGAAAGAGGAAGGTGGTCGTCATACACCATTCTTCACAAACTATCGTCCACAGTTCTACTTCCGCACAACAGACGTTACAGGTGTTGTTCATCTGCCAGAAGGCACAGAGATGGTCATGCCTGGTGACAACGTTGCTATGGATGTCGAGCTGATTGCTCCGATTGCTATGGATGAAGGCCTCCGTTTCGCTATCCGTGAGGGTGGTCGTACGGTAGGTGCTGGCGTGGTTGCTACAATCACGGCTTAA
- the rpsG gene encoding 30S ribosomal protein S7, producing the protein MSRRHRAVKREILPDPKFGDVVITRFMNALMYDGKKSTAERIVYGALEVLRRRGGSSADPIAMFHSALDNVKPAVEVRSRRVGGATYQVPVEVRAERRQALAIRWLIDASRKRGENTMQDRLSNELMDAVNNRGSAVKKREDTHRMAEANKAFSHYRW; encoded by the coding sequence ATGAGTCGCCGTCATCGCGCTGTTAAGCGTGAGATCCTTCCTGATCCGAAGTTCGGAGATGTCGTTATTACGCGTTTTATGAATGCGTTAATGTACGACGGGAAAAAATCTACTGCTGAACGCATTGTTTACGGGGCGTTAGAAGTTCTTCGCCGCCGTGGTGGGTCCTCAGCAGATCCTATTGCTATGTTCCATTCCGCTCTCGATAATGTGAAGCCGGCTGTTGAAGTCCGTTCACGTCGAGTGGGGGGCGCTACCTATCAGGTACCAGTTGAAGTTCGTGCGGAACGCCGGCAAGCATTAGCTATTCGTTGGCTTATTGATGCTTCCCGCAAACGTGGTGAAAACACCATGCAGGACCGCCTATCAAACGAGCTTATGGATGCGGTGAATAACCGTGGTTCGGCTGTTAAAAAGCGGGAAGATACGCACCGTATGGCTGAAGCTAATAAGGCATTCAGTCACTATCGCTGGTAA